In Dromaius novaehollandiae isolate bDroNov1 chromosome 2, bDroNov1.hap1, whole genome shotgun sequence, one DNA window encodes the following:
- the EXOC3 gene encoding exocyst complex component 3, whose protein sequence is MEETDREAVATAVQRVAGMLQRPDQLDKVEQYRRREARKKASVEARLKAAIQSQLDGVRTGLSQLHNALNDVKDIQQSLIDVNKDWRQSINTIENLKDVKDAVVQHSQLAAAVENLKNIFSVPEIVREAQDLIEQGELLQAHRKLMDLECSRDNLMYEQYRMDSRNTHDMNLIHTYFGDMQKLSEELAKQLWMVVQRSLVTVRRDPTLLVSVVRIIEREEKIDRRMLDRKKQTGFIPPGRPKKWKEKMFNILGRTVSTRIEGTQADTRESDKMWLVRHLEIIRKYVLDDLLVAKTLLDQCFPLHYDIFKKLLSMYHQALSIRMQELASEDLEANEIVSLLTWVLNTYKSTEMMGNSELSPEVDVNGLNLLISQNVVDQLLSKYMSTLTSNIIGWLRKALETDKKDWVKETEPEADQDGYYQTTLPAIVFQMFEQNLQVAAQISEDLKTKVLLLCLQQMNSFLTRYKDEAQLYKEEHLKNRQYPQCYVQYMIAVINNCQTFKESIISLKRKYLKIEMEDASSSSHTNMDAILDIIAKEGCSSLLDEVFMDLEPHLNELMTKKWLMGSNAVGTICVTVEDYFNDFAKIKAPYKKTMTVEAHRRVVVEYIRAIMLKRISFKNAEERKEGAERMIKEAEQFRFLFKKLAAGSGEDTEGLCGIIEAIAEVIKLTDPSLLYLEVSTLVSKYPDIRDDHIAALLTVRGDASRDMKQTIIETLDQGPSQPNPNYMPIFKEITVPTLTVSKLLK, encoded by the exons ATGGAAGAAACGGATAGAGAAGCAGTTGCAACAGCTGTTCAAAGAGTAGCTGGAATGCTTCAGCGTCCTGATCAGTTAGATAAAGTGGAGCAGTATCGCAGGAGGGAAGCTCGTAAGAAGGCTTCAGTAGAAGCTCGACTCAAG GCAGCAATCCAGTCACAGTTAGATGGAGTACGAACAGGTTTAAGTCAACTACACAATGCACTGAATGATGTAAAGGACATTCAGCAGTCTTTGATTGATGTCAATAAAGACTGGAGACAGAGCATCAACACCATAGAAAACCTCAAGGACGTTAAGGATGCTGTGGTGCAACATAGCCAGCTGGCAGCTGCTGTAGAAAATCTCAAAAACATCTTTTCAG TTCCAGAGATAGTCAGGGAGGCACAAGATTTGATTGAACAAGGGGAACTTCTGCAAGCTCATCGAAAACTGATGGATTTAGAGTGTTCTCGTGATAACCTAATGTATGAGCAGTATCGTATGGACAGCAGGAACACACATGACATGAACCTCATCCATACGTACTTCGGGGATATGCAGAAACTTTCTGAGGAGTTGGCAAAACAACTTTGGATGGTGGTTCAAAGATCTCTCGTTACAGTCCGTCGAGATCCAACTTTACTTGTTTCTGTTGTTAGGATAATTGAGAGGGAGGAGAAAATTGACAGGCGCATGTTAGATCGGAAAAAACAAACTGGGTTCATACCTCCTGGCAGACCaaagaagtggaaagaaaagatGTTCAACATTTTGGGAAGAACTGTAAGCACTCGAATTGAAGGCACTCAAGCAGATACTAGAGAATCTGACAAAATGTGGCTTGTGCGCCATCTAGAAATCATACGTAAATATGTCCTTGATGATCTGTTAGTGGCTAAAACCCTACTGGATCAGTGTTTTCCCCTGCACTatgatattttcaaaaaattactAAGTATGTACCATCAGGCTTTGTCCATCCGCATGCAAGAGCTGGCTTCAGAAGATCTGGAAGCAAATGAGATTGTTAGCCTTCTGACTTGGgttttaaatacatacaaaag TACAGAGATGATGGGAAATTCAGAACTGTCTCCTGAAGTGGATGTAAATGGTCTGAATCTTCTAATTTCACAAAATGTGGTAGACCAGCTTCTCAGCAAGTACATGTCAACACTTACT TCTAACATTATTGGCTGGCTACGAAAAGCACTGGAGACGGATAAAAAAGACTGGGTAAAAGAAACTGAACCAGAAGCAGATCAGGATGGGTACTATCAGACTACACTCCCAGCAATTGTTTTTCAG ATGTTTGAGCAGAATCTTCAGGTAGCTGCTCAGATAAGTGAAGATTTGAAAACAAAGGTACTCCTTCTATGTCTTCAACAAATGAATTCATTTCTAAcaag GTACAAAGACGAAGCACAGTTATATAAAGAAGAGCATCTTAAAAATCGTCAGTATCCTCAATGCTATGTTCAATACATGATTGCAGTCATCAACAACTGTCAAACCTTTAA AGAATCTATAAtcagtctgaaaagaaaatacttgaaaattgAAATGGAAGATGCATCGTCCAGCAGTCATACAAACATGGATGCAATTTTAGACATCATTGCCAAAGAAGGATGCTCTAGCCTGCTAGATGAAGTCTTCATGGATTTagag CCACATCTCAATGAGCTGATGACAAAGAAGTGGCTGATGGGATCTAATGCTGTGGGAACTATTTGTGTCACTGTAGAGGATTATTTCAAtgactttgcaaaaataaaagcacCCTATAAAAAG acaatGACTGTTGAGGCCCATCGGAGAGTGGTTGTAGAATACATCAGAGCAATCATGCTAAAACGTATATCTTTCAagaatgcagaagaaagaaaagagggtgCAGAAAGAATGATCAAAGAAGCAGAACAGTTTAGATTTCTGTTTAAGAAACTTGCAGCT GGATCTGGAGAAGACACTGAAGGACTCTGTGGCATTATTGAAGCCATTGCAGAAGTTATCAAACTAACTGATCCTTCACTACTCTATCTGGAAGTTTCAACTTTAGTCAGTAAATACCCAGATATCAG GGATGACCATATTGCAGCTTTGCTCACAGTGAGAGGAGATGCCAGCAGAGATATGAAGCAGACTATCATTGAGACTTTGGACCAAGGTCCAAGCCAACCAAATCCAAACTACATgccaatttttaaagaaattacagTTCCCACTCTAACTGTGTCAAAACTTCTCAAGTAA